cggtggataatgggtccgcccctctacccttctccacttaaataccaagctttgctttgcatggtgtgggggcttgaacctgtgacctaaGACACAAATCCACCACCCTTTGCCACTTGAGCTAGGCCCTGGGGCCAGTGAATTTCAAATTATATATCCACATTCTCATACATACATTTGAAATTAAGCATAATACAATATCTTCTACGAATTTGATAAGCTCGAAGCTATCCTAAAACTTGTAAGTTCTACGAAtaagtgtttggccataaaattacCTGCTTAGCTTTGTCATAAATCTGGATTACCTCAACACATCAATAAATTTCAGATATAAAACATCAACATATTCTCTGACAATACGTGTAAAATTAAGCATAATACAATCTCTTCATTTAACTTAGCTAAACTCGAAGCTATCGTCAAACACATGCATCATATTTATCCATTTCTCAAATTTCTCAAACCAGTAAGCTATCACATATTTATAACATGATATAAGCACTTTTAAAGTCAAATTGCACCTATTAATTCAAAAACAGAGTTCGAATTTGCTAGTCATACATCGGAAAATAGCATCTATTTATTCAGTAGAAGTTTAAACTTGCTCAAAATACACCTattattcaaaacaaaacaaaaatcaaattcGCTCGAAAGTTTCCAAAATCGCACCTattcattcaaaaaaaataaatcaattccGCTCGTTACGCAGGGAAATTGCGCCTATTATTCAAAAAAAGTTCTAATTTGCTCCTTACGTCGCGAAAATGCACCTTTTGctcgaaaaagaaaatgtttatatTCGTTCGTTATACATCGCCGAACTTGTGTCTAGTTTTCCAAAATgaagtttaaaattcaaatatgCTTGTTATACATCGCCGTAATTGTATCTATTTGTTCAAATGTAGTTCAAATTTTGCTTGTTATACATATCGAAATTGTATCGATAAGGCGAAGTCGCATCTATTTATTCAAATGAAAGTTCAAATTTGCACATTCGATATACCTAGAAATATACTACgaatggagagagagagagagagagagagagagagagagagagagagaacctCCTTGGCGCGATTCTCGATGAGGCCGATGACGAAGCTTGATCGTTCTCCGGTGTCGTCTTCCATTTGAATTCTAAGCACTCTCAGCTGAGAAGTGTGAGCAGTGATTAGAAAAAAATTCGGTATTCGCGCCAAAGGTATATATAGGGGTGAATCTCATAGTGTTTTGACTCCGACTGGTATTTTAAGTGGGTGTTTGGACATATGAattgtaaaatttaaaaaaaaaagatttttttttcaagtgaaaatggtatttgaaaattaaaattgtgtttagatatgaatataattttggattatttttgaagttttgtgagtgatttgagtgaaaattctgaaaatggttttttggagttttttaaattttcgaaatatttcaaaatttattttcaagtgaaaattaaaaattttatggccaaacacttaatcgaaaaaaagtaaaaaaattcttaagtccaaacgggctctaagttaCATTTGTAAAGATAACTTTGCATTATAAGTATTTTAATCAGTATTTTCAGGTTAGttatcatttttataaaataactgattaattattaataaaaaaaattatatttaattacctaataagttgcttatatatataaaaaaatcttaTCCCATTAGTAATTACTCCAAGTAACATGCTATAAGAGGTTATTATGGTGTAAATGATACTATCTAACTTGTGATACTACAATTTGAATTATTTCATTTTCACCACTAAAATATTCTTTAACATGACTTTTGGCCTACCACTTGGCAATCAAAACATTGATTTAATCATTTAGTATCATACCTAatccataattatttttaaaaaagcttAATAGGATAAATTTTTAGAATGTTATTAtgtaaaatttaaattgtatatacataaaaataaattgtGTATACATCTCTTTGCCCGTCTGAGACGAGGTGCGTCAATCATTTTAAAATTGTACGTTATTGACCCAATTATACCAAACATAATTTTTATTACTACGATTGGAAGACACGCGATGTTAATCAACTTATCACGctttcttattttcttcaaaaaaataaaatattcaaattttgtTTATGTACCATTTGAAATTGCTCAATTTTATTATACGTTATACTTTAGGTTCATTTTATGTCCTTATTGTTAACCTTGGCCCCTCGTTATTAATAGAGTTCCAGCATAAAATGAATGGACACGAGTCCGAATTCttcgagaaaaaaaaaatcaaatttaccAGTCAACGGTTATGATTTAAAGTTAACCCAAGTTGGAGATTTGTTATGGATCAAGGGAAAAGGGTAATATTAAATCAAAAGATTAACGAAAGACAAAATTGGTCAATTTTAGATAGTACAGGGGCAAAATCTATTAGGTCGAATATTGATACTACTTCTATTAAATGCAAAGTACTTATtaacagtaaaaaaaaataattaaaaaaaagttaattttttggcatttaataTTTCTCATTTTTCTGGCATTTAACTAAATTTAATTTCAATTTAATCCTTTTGGCAGACTGAATGGCAAACCAGTAAACAAATTGAATAAGTGATCATTGATCATTCCATTTGTCATACAAAAGAATCCTGGCCACATAATTTCCAAACTCCTCTTCCTCAAACAGATAATTAGGAGGAAATCAAATGGATATTTTTTCAAGAACAAATTATCCATATACTAGTTCTTTGCAAACCAATAATACCTAGAATAAATACTAGAAAAGATCAATGAGCCAACATAATATTGCAGGTGAAGGGAAGGTGAATTAtgaggaaaaaaatgaaaatatctgGTAATACTGAGGCAATATATTGCAGGTGAATGAAGGTAATTTAtgaggaaaaaaaatgaaaatatatgatgAAAAGTGATTATCAATAGCACTTTGTTCCCTATAAAGAATTCAATCTATATATGTCACTTTTATCAAGCCATACATGACAAGTAATTTTGTCTGCAATTGAGACATGGTCGTATCTTGTGCTATATGACAAGAAATCTTGTCAGAGATTGAGACATGGTCGTATCTTGTGCTATATGACAAGTAATCTTGTTTCGGATTGAGGCTCAATAATCGTATTTTGTGCTATATGATAAGTATCTTGTTTCGGATTGATGCATAATCGTATCTGGTTGGTAAATATCGAGGGAAAAAGGCGAATCCAATGAATTTGGAAATAAATGGTTGTAGAAGAAAGAAAAGGATTTTATAACTTCATGCATGCAGCATGAATATTAGATAGgaaaaattagtaaaaaaaaaaaaaggaggagaAATTGAAAAAAGATCATAAGGTTAATTTCAGCTATTTATTGATGGGAAAATGAAAGGAATTCAAAAGAAGGAAGTTCTTGAAGATTTTGCAATGATAGGAGGATTAATAGGGATGCAATTTATATATGCAGGAAATTCAGTATTAGCAAGTTATCTTATGTCATTAGGTTTTAAACCTTCATCCCTTGTAATTTTGTCATCATTTGCCACATTTTTAATCCTTTCTCCATTCTCCTATTTTTTTGAAAGGTAACTATCTTTCTCTCTTGTTAATGAtcagatatgtatattttttcCAAACAAATTGTCCTAAAGGAAGCTAATGTATGAATGTTATTAATGTTGCAGGAGTCAATGGCCAAGGCAAATGAGTTTAAAGTTATTGATTCAATTATTGTTAATTTCTTTTGGAGGGTAAGCTATTTTTATTTCCCTTGTTCTTttaacccttttttttttttatttttcaaggcAAAATTAATGAGGAAATTGAATTGTCTAGTTGCAAGAGCAATAGGGGAAAATGAAAATCATTTACATTTGAGGAAAAAAATAGAGATTATATAAGGAGCTGTAAAAGCGAATTTAGCATTTAGAACCGACTGGCTTAGCATGGATGTCATTAGATgtttatatttaaatttttgtttttgcatatgTAATAAGTGATTCGAGCTAAAAGTAGCGAGTTTAGTTGAACCTGTTTAACCCGCTCTAAATACGCCTATTGGAGCTAGCTAGTTTAGTTTGAAGTTTTGGCATGCTTAATTAGTACATCAACATTTTGCTGGCTTTTGCAGGGTGACACTATTTCAATCTTTATACATAAAGGGAATCAATCTGACTTCACCTGCAATGGCAACAGCTATGCCAAACCTTGCACCAGGACTCATCTTTCTCATAGCTTGGGCCTTTGGGTATATTATTCTACCTCCCAAATATTTTTGTCCTAGCATTTCCTCCCTTTATCATGTTAGATAAACTACTAAAACATGCATCTCGGTACACTAAACTCTCGTTACACGCGAGCTCCTATAAAGAGTTGGACTACATTAGGTTTATTGATCAGATACTAGtacttaaaaagaaaaatgaaaggggCAAGTTACACATTTGGCCACTCGGCCAACAATATTTGTATATCTCGTAGCCGGTATACACatattacacacacacacacacacacacacacacacacacacacacatatatatatatatatatatatatatatatatatatatatatatatatatatatatatatatatttgggtggGCAGCTATACAGTGTAAAAATCctatttatttaataattaatagaGGGGGAAGAAAGGGAAATGGTTTCTTCTAATTATTTACTTGCTTTAGTTGCAATTCTAAGTTCTATGACCTTACATGCAGATTAGAGAAGGTGGAGTTAAGGTGCAAATACAGCAAAGTCAAAATTGTAGGAACACTATTGTGCATTACAGGGGCAATTCTAATGAGCCTAATGCAAAGTAGCTCAAATGCTCACATACCAAAAAAAGAGGCTCAGTTTTCTTTACCATCTCCACCACATGATGATGATGCTGACATATTTAATGAAGAGAAGATCAAGGGATCAATCTATCTCATGGCTGCAATCTTGGTGTTATCAAGTAGTGTTGTTTTGCAGGTATAGACAGTATTAACTAATACTTACTCCCAATTAGCGAGTAACAAGAGCCTTGCTAATTTTGAGCGAGGATGTTCTAATAAGTGCCTCGCTAATTTGAGCGTGGACGTTCTAATAAGTTCCTTGCTAATTTTGAGCGAGGATGTTCTAATAAGGGCCTCACTTATTATGAGCAAGGACGTTCTAATAAGGGCCTCGCTAATTATGAGCGAGGATGTTCTAGTAAGGAAGGGCCTCACTAATTATAAGCGAGGACGTTCTAATAAGGGCCTCGCTAATTTTGAGCGAGGACGTTCTAATAAGGGCCTCGCTAATTATGAGCGAGGACGTTCTAATAAGGGCCTCGCCAATTATGAGCGAGATCGTTCTATTAAGGGCCTCGCTAATTTTGAGCGAGGATGGGGCACTAGTGTTCCCTAAATTTAGCAAGGCTATAATCTCTTGCTAAAAGGAACCTTTTCCTCGTTATTGTATATTAGCTCGTCGCTATTTTTCCTTTTAGTGATGAACTGTATATTTCCTAGCTAAAGTTCTATGACATTTTTCTTGTATAGTGTCATTTTGCTAGTGTAGTTCTTCCTAATATGTTGGTTAATTTACAACTTTTCAGGCAACAACATTGGGTGATTTTCCAGCACCAATCTCTTTGTCTGCTATAACTTCCTTTATAGGCATGGCATTGACTGTAATTGTTGAGTTGGTTCAAGAACATTGCTTGGAGATCGGATTTCCCTTAAATATCCGCGACTTGATTGGTTATTCCTTACTGGTAATTCATCAGTTACCTTGATTTTTATTGTTATATGTGCAATTTGTTAGGTGACCCGGGAGCCTTGGCATagctggtaaagttgttgtcatgcgaccaggaggtcacgggttcaagccgtggaaacagcctcttgcagaaatgcagggtaaggctgcatacaatagGCTATTGTGTCCGACCCTTGACCTCGCGCATAGCGaaagcttagtgcaccgagctgccttttttttttttttttttttctgtatgTGCAAATTGTTATGTAGACAAATTGTAGGGTAAAGGAAATAAATGATTCTGATATTCCTACAAATTTTTTGTTGTAATAGGCAGGAATTGTAAGTGGAGCATGCATAAGCTTTAACAATTGGGCAATGAAGAAAAGAGGGCCAGTTTTGGTTTCTGTTTTTAGTCCCATTGGAACTGTGTTAGCAGTTGTTCTCTCTACAATCACCTTAAGGGACTCAATCACTCTTGGAAGGTAAATGCATTATCAATCAACCTCCGTAAAATATTCAAATAAATGTACACATGAGCGCGCGCATACGCACATACTCACACATCAAAAGGGCAGCTCGGTGCACTAAGGTCCTGTTATGCGCAGAGTCCAGGGAAGAGCTGAACCGCatgggtctattgtacgcaaccttaccctgcatttctgtaagaggctgtttccacggctcgtaCTCGTGGcctcctggtcacatggtagCAACTTTACTAGTTACGCCAAAGCTCCCTTTCACACATACTCACACATATCCACACATCAcgttttgaaaaaataatatgAAGTATTGGTTTAGGATGGAATTAAAGCCTTATTAGAAGTCGATAGTTTGAAATGCAGAATAATGTACTAGTTCAGTTTTGACAATAGGCTGACGCTGCTTGCGTAAAATCCTGTGTACGCTACTGATTGAGTAGTTAATACTTGGAGTGACGTATAGCTTCTTTCTGCAGCCTTGCTGGTATGTTTTTGATGTTCATCGGTCTGTATTCCGTGCTATGGGCTAAAGGGAAAGAAGGGTATTTGATCAGTTCTTCCAATTCCTCAGAAAGTGATGAATATGATGTGGAGAAGCCTCTTCTAAGTTAAAATATAGTGTATTCTTGTTGCTCTTTTCTCTTGTTCATTTTGCTTGATTGTTTTGTATATACATATAGAAATAATACAAAGTAGACAGCTTATGTTTAGTTAGTTTACATATGATGTGTGTATGCACTCTTGTTGAAGCTTAAAAGACTTCAAAGGAATGCAAAGAGAAGAAAGATTTATTGATATAAGAAGGAACTAGGCTATTTCACAGTCTAGTAATATTACTAAGTTGTATTCCGCTATTGCAATATAAATCGCATTTATCGAAGCAATATACTGCTTTCCCATTCTAGGTTTCCTTTTTGAATTTCATTATTTATAATTACATACATaagttttattttcaaaaattttaactcttttttgaatttttgaaaagaaatttagatataattataaataaaattcaaTGATGCATATGTTGAATCAATAGTTCTTTAATCAGTTAAACTTTGTTAGGCATTTAATAAATATATGTTATGCTATAGTAAGGAATAACTCATTATTATGTATAGGAGAATTATAAATGAAGAGCTaaattttgaataaaataattataataaggATCCAAACGAGAACTGAGAATAGAGAAAACTTAGGTGTATCTGTTAGCAAAcataaatatcattaaataaaTATGACTTATAAATTACATTTGACAAATGCGATATATAAATTTATCAGCATATGTAACTTATAAATCGCATTGACCTTATgcgacttataaatcgcattcGGCATATGCGACTTATAATTTGTAGAGATTATTTTGGATTATTGTGAAAAACCCaatatcttatttttttttaatagagTAGTTATTAGTAGTATTAACTACTATTCCATTAATTCACAACACAATGgagttatttaaaataatttggtTCAAACATTTTTAAGAAACAATATGATTTAAATTATACTGACCTGTATCCAACCTGTATCTAAGTTAAATCCGTAAATAAATACTTCCCCGATTTTGACATTATCACTGGAAATGAGATAGACTTACCTCTAATGTGTACAAATCTAATGTGTACAAAAGAGAAGGAGATGACCTCCTACATTTCAGTATGCACTCATATTTTGCTAGTGAAAGAATTTATGAATAAAGGAGTAGAAACATAAGAGCCAATCATAAAACACATTGCCAAAGttctcaagcttccattca
This DNA window, taken from Nicotiana tabacum cultivar K326 chromosome 15, ASM71507v2, whole genome shotgun sequence, encodes the following:
- the LOC107762776 gene encoding WAT1-related protein At5g47470-like; this encodes MKGIQKKEVLEDFAMIGGLIGMQFIYAGNSVLASYLMSLGFKPSSLVILSSFATFLILSPFSYFFERSQWPRQMSLKLLIQLLLISFGGVTLFQSLYIKGINLTSPAMATAMPNLAPGLIFLIAWAFGLEKVELRCKYSKVKIVGTLLCITGAILMSLMQSSSNAHIPKKEAQFSLPSPPHDDDADIFNEEKIKGSIYLMAAILVLSSSVVLQATTLGDFPAPISLSAITSFIGMALTVIVELVQEHCLEIGFPLNIRDLIGYSLLAGIVSGACISFNNWAMKKRGPVLVSVFSPIGTVLAVVLSTITLRDSITLGSLAGMFLMFIGLYSVLWAKGKEGYLISSSNSSESDEYDVEKPLLS